A single Rhodomicrobium lacus DNA region contains:
- the rpoH gene encoding RNA polymerase sigma factor RpoH, with product MSSLPSVAASGGLARYLEEIRRFPMLEPQQEYMLAKRWQEHEDAKAAQKLVTSHLRLVARIAMGYRGYGLPIGEVISEGNVGLMQAVKRFDPDKGFRLATYAMWWIRAAIQEYILRSWSLVKMGTTASQKKLFFNLRKAKSQLQALEEGDLRPDQVKTIATNLGVPEEDVVSMNRRLGGDASLNAPLRADSESGEWQDWLVDEGPDQETQLAESEEMSRRREYLKAAMEGLNERERRIFTARRLADDPLTLEELSAEFNVSRERIRQIEVRAFEKVQKAVQKAALKAEAPRSPVSGGGMPAFQASAAN from the coding sequence ATGAGTTCATTGCCGTCAGTCGCCGCAAGCGGTGGTCTCGCCCGGTATCTCGAAGAGATCCGGCGTTTTCCGATGCTTGAGCCTCAGCAAGAATACATGCTCGCCAAACGTTGGCAAGAGCATGAAGATGCAAAGGCAGCGCAGAAGCTTGTGACGTCGCACCTTCGCCTTGTGGCTCGTATCGCCATGGGCTACCGCGGCTATGGCCTGCCGATCGGTGAGGTCATTTCCGAAGGGAATGTGGGCCTCATGCAGGCCGTCAAACGCTTCGATCCCGACAAGGGCTTCCGCCTTGCCACCTATGCTATGTGGTGGATACGCGCCGCCATTCAAGAATATATTCTGCGCTCCTGGAGCCTCGTGAAGATGGGCACCACGGCGAGCCAGAAGAAGCTTTTCTTCAACCTGCGCAAGGCGAAGAGCCAGTTGCAGGCGCTGGAGGAAGGCGATCTGCGCCCCGATCAGGTCAAGACCATCGCGACCAACCTCGGCGTACCGGAAGAGGACGTGGTGTCGATGAACCGTCGCCTTGGCGGCGACGCGTCGCTGAATGCTCCGCTTCGTGCCGACTCGGAAAGCGGTGAGTGGCAGGACTGGCTCGTCGATGAAGGCCCGGATCAGGAGACGCAACTCGCCGAAAGCGAGGAGATGAGCCGTCGCCGTGAATATCTCAAAGCGGCGATGGAAGGCCTGAACGAGCGCGAACGCCGCATTTTCACGGCGCGCCGCCTTGCTGACGATCCGCTCACGCTCGAAGAGCTTTCGGCCGAGTTCAACGTCAGCCGTGAGCGAATCCGACAGATCGAGGTGCGCGCTTTCGAGAAGGTGCAGAAGGCGGTTCAGAAGGCCGCTCTCAAGGCGGAAGCGCCACGCAGTCCGGTTTCCGGTGGCGGCATGCCGGCGTTCCAGGCTTCGGCGGCGAATTAA
- a CDS encoding RluA family pseudouridine synthase yields MTSDDFSPARHEASEDDAGVRLDRFLASRIETQSRARLQDLIRAGHVLRLAAGHGAEPSTDPSAKVRPGDTFQVTTPPAEDYAVEGEAIDLDVVYEDASLIVIDKPAGLVVHPGAGNPNGTLVNALIAHCGDSLSGIGGVTRPGIVHRLDKNTSGLMVVAKTDRAHRSLAAQFADHGRTGALRREYLALVWGEPQPRSGRIEAQIARHPGSRVKMTVVRNGGREAATVYATERVFRIGKRESQSAAATGKGNNPAALSVLSCKLETGRTHQVRVHLAHIGVPLVGDSVYGSGFRTKALALPGEAARQFACAERQALHAAGLRFEHPLSRKVLSFESPLPEDIAQLCNALERFDAKLSKN; encoded by the coding sequence ATGACGAGCGACGATTTTTCTCCCGCCCGGCACGAAGCTTCCGAAGACGATGCCGGCGTGCGCCTCGATCGTTTCCTCGCAAGCCGGATAGAGACACAAAGCCGGGCACGCCTGCAAGATCTTATTCGCGCGGGACACGTGTTGCGCCTTGCTGCCGGGCACGGGGCGGAGCCCTCGACCGATCCAAGTGCGAAGGTCCGTCCTGGCGACACGTTCCAGGTCACGACGCCGCCCGCTGAGGATTACGCCGTCGAGGGCGAGGCCATCGACCTCGATGTCGTTTACGAGGACGCCAGCCTGATCGTGATCGATAAGCCGGCGGGCCTCGTTGTGCATCCGGGTGCGGGCAATCCCAACGGCACGCTCGTCAACGCGCTGATCGCGCATTGCGGCGACAGTCTTTCAGGCATTGGCGGTGTCACGCGGCCCGGGATCGTGCATCGGCTCGACAAGAACACGAGCGGGCTGATGGTCGTCGCCAAAACCGACAGGGCTCATCGCAGCCTTGCGGCGCAGTTCGCCGATCACGGCAGGACGGGCGCGCTCCGCCGCGAATATCTGGCGCTGGTGTGGGGCGAGCCGCAGCCGAGATCCGGGCGAATCGAGGCGCAGATCGCTCGTCATCCGGGATCGCGCGTCAAGATGACGGTCGTCCGCAACGGTGGACGCGAGGCCGCCACGGTTTATGCGACCGAGCGCGTCTTCCGGATTGGAAAACGGGAAAGCCAAAGCGCCGCAGCAACCGGAAAAGGGAACAATCCGGCTGCCTTGAGTGTCCTTAGCTGCAAGCTTGAAACCGGTCGCACTCATCAGGTGCGGGTTCATCTCGCACATATCGGCGTCCCGTTGGTAGGGGATTCCGTTTACGGGTCTGGGTTTAGAACAAAAGCACTCGCCCTTCCGGGGGAAGCGGCAAGACAGTTTGCGTGTGCCGAAAGACAGGCGCTCCATGCTGCTGGCTTAAGGTTCGAACATCCTTTGTCGCGGAAGGTTCTATCTTTCGAGAGCCCGCTGCCCGAAGACATCGCGCAATTGTGTAATGCTCTTGAAAGGTTCGATGCAAAACTGTCCAAGAATTAA
- a CDS encoding ParA family protein: protein MTTITIASTKGGVGKSMLVSALSVLATQETRRVGIVDLDETLGSLSQWWALRGEPAAPYLMSREGALADDVQRYAAIFDWIFIDTSPYDLALIEEAIKIADAVVIPTRTSFFDAMGARQVSDLCREHGKPFGFVIVGYHKSVDDLAQQTEAALSAFGTVFKTKIMFDRCFMEAPIHGKTGPELNAKAQAEMAALWREVKELAAAAQGGAQ from the coding sequence ATGACGACGATCACGATCGCATCGACAAAGGGAGGCGTCGGCAAAAGCATGCTCGTGTCCGCACTGTCGGTGCTTGCCACGCAGGAAACGCGCCGCGTCGGCATCGTCGATCTCGACGAGACGCTTGGCTCTTTGAGCCAGTGGTGGGCGCTGCGCGGCGAGCCGGCTGCTCCCTATCTCATGTCCCGCGAGGGCGCACTCGCCGACGACGTGCAGCGCTATGCGGCGATCTTCGACTGGATCTTCATCGACACCTCGCCCTACGACCTCGCTCTCATCGAAGAGGCGATCAAAATCGCCGATGCGGTGGTGATCCCGACGCGGACGAGTTTCTTCGACGCGATGGGAGCACGGCAGGTGTCCGATCTGTGCCGCGAGCATGGGAAGCCGTTCGGCTTCGTCATAGTCGGCTATCACAAGAGCGTCGATGATCTCGCACAGCAGACCGAGGCGGCGCTGTCGGCGTTCGGAACGGTTTTCAAGACGAAGATCATGTTCGACCGCTGCTTCATGGAAGCGCCGATCCACGGCAAGACCGGGCCCGAACTGAATGCGAAGGCGCAAGCCGAGATGGCCGCGCTGTGGCGCGAGGTGAAGGAGCTTGCGGCAGCAGCTCAGGGAGGTGCGCAATGA
- a CDS encoding MerR family transcriptional regulator, translating to MSRIGDVASPLALRASQAAARLGVSESQLRQWVHEGKVHRPYRLRKNVVLFDAATLATD from the coding sequence ATGTCTCGGATCGGCGATGTTGCATCACCACTGGCGCTTCGAGCCAGCCAGGCAGCGGCGAGGCTCGGCGTGAGCGAAAGCCAACTGCGCCAATGGGTGCATGAAGGCAAGGTGCACAGACCATATCGTCTCCGCAAAAACGTGGTTCTCTTCGACGCGGCGACCCTCGCGACCGATTGA